The Pectinophora gossypiella chromosome 15, ilPecGoss1.1, whole genome shotgun sequence genome segment GCGGCGGCCACGGTGTAGGGTTACTGGGTCAAGGGGTCGATGCCATTTCACCCTGCAAGCGCGCATTGGCGACCCAATAAATGATTGGCCCTTAACAATGTGAAAGCTAAtcgttagtaagtacttactgaaaaaAGATGAAATTTGTTCGTAAGAAGCAGTACCACGTAAGAATAAAACGTCCTATGTGACCACCTAAAGGTGCTGGAAAAACAACTATGTCGATTGCAACGTCTGTGCCATAAACTAAGTTTGAAAAGAGGTTCGGAATATGTAATAATGTATTGAAATGTATTTCGTAAATAATAACTTCAGCAAGCAGTATTTCCCGATGTATAATCAGTGGCGACGTTGGTTGCTTCCCACTTTCTCTTCAGTAACAAAAAGCTTCATAATTCGTGTTCACATACGACAACTGTGACGAACGACGCTTTGTCTGTTTGGGAAAAATGTTTAATGTCCAACAAAATAGTTGGCGGACTAGGCACGCTGTTGTTTTGCTATTGAGCATACAaagcatacataaaacataaacggtGACGGCTAGTTGCGATAGCAAATTTCTCCGGCGAGAATCTCTACGGACGCTGTCACCGGAGACCGGTGCGCTTGCGCCCGCGCCGTCTGCGTTGCGAGTCGATACAGCGCAGTAATTTGTTTTGAGTGAAATTCGCGACAAATGACTGATCTCGATTTATCGTACCTTATAGATCTGTGGTACTTTTTATACGGTAAATTGGTGGTCTAGGGAACCTAGTGTATAGTTGTTGGGACTAACATCTGTTTATGCAATAAGACAAGGTCTTTAGAATGCCGAATGAAATCAAAATCATACCtacaaaattcttttttttttttgtatgtatatcTACCGTACCTTAACGTCAATCCGGCTTATGCGATGCATAAGCGACGATATTAACACTACAAGAAACAAGTGTCAAATCGTTCGCTTTTATCGGTCAAAGAAAGTGTCATGACCGTTAACAGTTAGAATTTACGTCAATTTATATAACTAGCACCTTATTAATGGGTGCGAGAGGTGACAACCGAACTACAGTTAGTGAAGACCGGGTTACCTGTATCGGAGGATGGTCGGAGCTGCTAACACACTTGTCGCGTGCACCGGATGGGCACCGGCTGTTAATTCCACGTACTTAACGCCCCACGCCAGTTCTGTGCTACCAGTGGGTCAAAAAGCCCATATAAATACTACAATTTGCTTTATAGCCAATCGTAATAGTAGGTACAACATTGCTAAGTGAAACATAATTAACAGAAATCCTCTCATTAGAAGCTCAGCATCCTCGTAAAATGCACCGAAGGCGGTGCAGGGGCGACTTTCTAAGCAAGTTCAAACGCAGGTAATCAATCCGCGCGAATCACTCATCTAAACACTTTCTAATCGACTTAGGTACATTGTGTTCGcaattaaataaagaatattcgAGAAAGTTATATTTTCGAATGTATTAAGTAATGATGTTGTTAAAATATGTTCGGTCGTTGATCGTCGGCTTGATATTTACTTACGACAGTCATTTGTTGTTCGCAGATGCATCAAAAGGTAGCAGGGTGGGCGCTCTTGGCGCTGATCAGTTCGTCGGCCGTCCTTCATACGCTCGCGTACCCACAGCATGCACCTCTTATATCACAGGTACTTAACCTACTAGTATTATACCTACCTTTAGGTACTTCATTGAcacatgataaaattttgagagtAGGTtaactacattaaaaaaaacatttcaaatcTCAATATTGTTAACTTATAAGTAAATTACGTCATTTCGATTTCCAGGCGACAAGCAATGTTCGGACACAAAACCCCCAGTACTACAGCAATTCACTGAGTGTAGTTCCAAGCCCAGTTGCGCAGGAGCGTAAATTCGCTGAGAAACCAAACGCGTTGAAGAAGGTGGCTCTAGACGACCTCGACGACATCCAAACGAACTCAATCTCCGATGGTGGCTTCTCATGGTCAAACATGCTCAGTGAGTATTACTTTCACAACCGGTGCATTTCCTTCCTCTATGGACTGGCTGGAGTTCGTACCCAGATTCCAAGAAAAGTCAAAGTTAAAAACTTATTAGTCAGCTCTAGATTAAATAATGTAACATAATGTTCCAGGTATGATCATGCAAATGATCTTCAACCCTGGCACCGCGACAGGCCCCAACAAAAGTGACAACATCGACACCGACTCCGTGTCTCCATCTCCTTGGGCTAACTTGCTCTCCATGGGTCTCAAGATCCTCACAGCGATCCTTGGAGGAGGTGCCTCTAGTGACGGCATCGATAAGGTTGATAACGGCTCGTCGCCCATGCAGGTAACATATAAATTTCCAACTAAATCAAACGCATGTTTCAAACATGGAAGAATCTTAAACATTGGTTCCACAAGTGAGAAAACTTTTGTACAAATAAACCAAAATACCACAACATCTATTTATCCATACTGATCTACTAACATTGTTTCTGTAGATGCGTTTAGAAACGTTCAATCACTCCGATTGTGTAAAAAGCACCTTTTGCAAGTTTACCCCTCACCTGTAGCAGGTAATCATGTCCATCAAGTAGTTTATAGAAGCCTTTAATTCACTACAAATAACTACAACCTTCACATCCTGGGATTACCTCAGTAAAAATTATGGCGCgattttctttttacaaaaaaaaggtttgggaatttaaaattttgactGAAAGCAAACAATTACATGTATTATAACATTCAGAAACATTATAATCGTTAGTTGGGATATAATTTTCTTGAGGTTCTCCCTCCTCGGAGTGTAAATAGTAAAGTTTGGTTATGGAGACGGCATCGCTTCTCGCTTGCTTCAGGGTATATTGGCAGCGGTTCTGTCGACGGTGCTCGGTGCAAAAGACCCCGACCAGGTCGCCTCCATGGCAAAGCAGGCTGGAGAGGTATGCAACCCAACCTTCCTTTTCCTTTTCTATTCCAAGTAATATAGAGGTTACGTTTTAtcataatatgtttatttaatatacataatcTGAATTTCAGATATTTGTGAAAGccctaaataataatatgttgatTCTCTTCTTGGTTTCTAGTTCATCAACATCGTCGTGAACCTCTTAGACGCCTTGAAGACATCGTTCTCGCACCGCTCCCTGACCGCTCGCTCCATGGGTCGCAAGGATTCCGTCAGTGATGCCGCCCTCGCTGGTATCGCCATGATGAAAACCTATGTCAGGTCCTTCGGCACCAACGACGACAAATGTCTGCAGAAATACATCTGCGACGCCAACAATGAATGCTCTTCTGACATCGGCCCTAAGAGCGTCTTCTGTCAGCTTGGAACGTAAGTAATCTTAGATCCCATGACGATTTAAATTATAGAAGCGTTTAATCCTCTCAACACTTACTGACATGTTTTCATCTTTTAAACAGTGTTCTGCTTCCTGATTATACTGATCGAGGTCTTATTTTAACATATGGGTCTTACGCACTTTTTCAGTTACGCTGCCAGTTTCGTCCTCGAAAGGCAATCAGGCGGCACCTTCGACGAATTCTACGAAGCCGGACGCCGCGGTCGCTCCGGCATCGACTGTCGCCAGATGTATCTCCAGTGCAATGAAGTTTAAATCCTAACAACCAACATAACACCAATTACCAGCTAAATCCCATACCCACTGTAACATCAGTGAAGACAAATTAATTGGGACTTGCATCCAAATTTTGAAATCCGAACTATTCCATAGAAGTCTCTACAATTTTAGAAGAAATTTCAAAGTGATCATACAAACAGAAATGTGAAGAGCACTAGTGAAGTCAAAACTTGTAATTCGTGcctaattttgataatatcaaaTACGCGAGGGGTGACAACCTAGTTTAGTGCCTTATTACAATATAATTGGCATTTTAGCTCATAACTTATCCCATCGCACACAGTAAGAGCGCGTTGAGTTTAAGTgttctattaatttatttaaattatttatttatttaacttattttagaagttaatAAGTAGGCGTTGTAAATTATTCAAAGAATTAAATTCACAAAAGCCACATGAATCCGTCCAGTAATATGCAATGAATTGGCATATTGTTATTGTAATTACAATCAACAATCCGCCAAATTCTTTAATATAAATGActgatgtaaaataaaatatttctgtgtgatataaatacattttatatcacCTAATAGTTTAgttgtatgtatattttatgtgtgaTTGTAATGTATGTTTGAGGACGTCCTTGTGTGGTTGTgatcagaaaataaaatattaattaaaaaaatcatatattttatttataggtaccTTCAATAAAGTTGCAAATGATCTTGAATGTCAGTAAATAATAAGATCccgaaataaaaagtaagtatatcaGTGTCTTAAATGTCTATCAGTATTGGAAAATGTAGGATACTCTGTCAAACAATCCACGAAACGTTTATAAAACCATAACCCAAAATAACGTAACAAAATTTCGTCAAGTTAGCGCGTGCAATCACCTTAATTTGCTCTAAAACAAGTATTCCGGAGCAGATTAGATTCCGTTATGCTCTTCATGCGTGTCTCATCACTCCAGGCGTAGCGAGAAACAGAGCAGAATAATGCTTGTCTGCGTGCGGGCCACGCCAGTCAAACCTTGACATTGGTACGCAACAGGTGACAGCTGACATCCACTATGACATTGGGAGACTTACTGTCCCAAATGGGTATAGGATCGAAACATCTTACTGAAAGGTCAGTAGAAATCTctgtatttattacttatatagcACCCATCTGTAACTTCCTCAGGGTAGTAGTACACAGCCGTACGAAAACACAAAGGCTCCTTTAAAGGTTTAACCGTGTCAAAtctattgtataaataaaatccgaaagtaaaatttcaaaacaaaataatttagaatttaTTATTGTAGTATCATCATAAGATCATCCTCTCAGCTGAGTTTTTATTCCAACCACCTAGATATATCGTGTTTAAAGTTATCAAGTTAAAAGCTCCCGTTGGACTTGGTTCTGATCTCTTATAATTGCAAAAACCCCTTTGCATAATGGAAAAAAAATCCGAAGACTCCTAATAAAAAGAAGGTGTGAAGGTTGgtgatagggctggcagaggaagacctagaaggacgtacatgtcgtacattgaccaaattggagttgtccttagaaaaggttcagtaagatctactctgaaccggcgtgcgtgctgagaaaagctatttttttgtgaaaaaattttcgaaaaaatatttttgtcataaGGTTTAAATAAAACCTACAGCTTTtggataaataatatattttgtcttTAGCAGAAAGTTTATAAACGTGATAAATCGTTTTCAGATTTTCCCATTCGGATTTCGTTGGACCCTCTTCGCCACATGATTCCCACGTAATTTACGCGTACGAACCATCACACTCATCGCATGGGCACGTTGCCTCTTCTAAACAGTAAGTGCCTTCATATAtccaataataaaaacataaatagtaggtaggtatgtgtaGGTAGTGAGTGTCATGAAGGTGATACGTTGAATGATCTTTTTGTAATTCGAATACGCAATGCactaagaattaaataaaaagtaaacgtAAAGAAAACGAAACAAATGTTTCGAAACGTTCTAAAAAACGCACTATGCACAATAATGCACATAATGACATAATTTCGAGTTGTCAACGTACctatttttataattagttttttttttaaactgttaacttcattttccaaaaacaaaagcaattcgttattttaaaaataatttaaaagctctaatctctaaaataatttaaaacaattccAGCCATCATGGAGGCGGTGGCCATAAAAGCAACGCGGCAATGTCGGCCCTGACGCTGCTGGCATTCTTATTCTTCCTTCATATTCTCCAGCAGTGCCTTAGGGACCACATGATGGCCATGAGTACTCCCCCAGTCATGATTATGACCGCAAGTAGAGAAGGCGAAGAGCCCATCTCAAAAACTGCAGCGAACAAAGTCGACAAATACGGAAAAAGCGAAAATCAAAAAAAGGGTATCGAAACCGGAAAAAGTAGAACACACGAAGACGATTCCAATGATAAAAAAGAAGTATTGATGAAAATCAATACCGCCGAGCACACGCCGAAACATGGATCGCCAAGTTATGTCAGAGTGTTCAGAAATTACGGGAATAAAAGTTTGGAATACCGCGGATTTGTAAGCGCGATGGACGaggattttaaataaatattggttTTGAAAATTATGCGAATGCATTATTTGGTACAGCGTTGTCTGCTAATATTTTTATAGGTGTAAGTAAaatgcaacaattattttaaacaatttattatttcctaTTAAATTCACTTACAAAATATGAATTGTACTCTAAGACAGAGTACTTAGATCCAAAATATCCGAAGCCAAAGACTTAAATGTAGAAATAGAATAGGAATAAAACggaaacattatattatttctatTGGATTTATTCTGTCAAGCCTGGACGCCTTTGTCCTTCGAATAAAAATAGTGGATTATTATAAGCTAAGGTATCTTAAACAATATTGTAtatgcaataattatttattgtagaaaAGGATCCCGAGATTTTTAACATCAGATGagccttatacagggtgttagtgacatcgtaacgaaaactttgagggatgattcaggccatgattctgagttgatatcaagtggaattttccgccgcaaaagtatggaacggaaaataatttaaataagctctaaaattttcatgacttctccaacaggaaattccacttgatatcgactcagaatcatggtctgaatcatccccttcagtattcgttacagtgtcactaacacccatacctacttgtatggctactgtatgtacttgtatggggtgtaagtgacatcgtaacgaatactgagagggatgattcagttgattattctgagttaatatcaagtggaattttccatcgcaaaagtatagaattgaaaataatttaaaaaaactaaaaaaataacatgaattttgcgacggaaaattccacttgatattaactcagaatcatggtctgaatcatccctctgagtattcgttacgatgtcactaacaccctgtatatacaaaaAATCCTTGATTGAATCAACATGTTCCATGAAAATTACGCAGagtattttaaagtaaataacACAAATCACAGGATTCTTTTCTAGTGGGATAGGTACTACCTAACCTATTCTATGACGACCTATTGTACAACTATTTTGTAGCAAGATAATGTAATAAAACGTTATTAAAGCCCTAGGTTATTACTGAATGTAGTTGTTACTACATAATAACTATAGCTTGATGAATGtcaatgttatgtatttattacatatATCACTCCGGGAAGACACTGCAACCTCTGATAAGAATTTCAATTACACTGTTTACTGGAACTAACTATCTTTATCGCTTTGTGTTAGGGCCTATAAAGATggatattatattgtattataaaaGACCTTAGCGCTTGTACGTACGCTACACTAACGACGTGAAACTAGCTAGAACTAGTCCTTAATAACAGCCAGCGAAAGACCCGACTAGACAGACGCCTTCTAGTATTTTAAGACCTAATTTCAAAATATAGCATATTAAAGCCTGACcaggaatataaaaataaaaatagtgacGTTTCGGAAACAACTAGAACAAACTGCCATtggtaacatttttaaaatctcATGGTCTATTGCCAAGCGCagtctttttaatttaatatttgtaagatttttgtaaattaattaaaatgcggggaactacataacataaccgttatgtaaaaataattcaaaatacgTAAAAGTACTCTATCATCAGTGATACCACAGCATTTTGAGCCACAGTATTACGAGGATcaggagatcccgggttcgaatcccggtgaggacataccacaataatcactttgtgatccctagtttggttaagacattaaaggctgatcacccgattgtccaaaataagattacttactgatgtaaggacaTAGTCGgtatatgagccatatcaggggcctctagcggcttaataataaccctgacttcagggttgctgaggttagcaatccacctcataacccacacgaagaAGACAAAAATTTAATGCCATTCATATATAAGCTCTCAAAGAACATTGAATATTTATATTCTGATTTTATTCATTATTGATTAAACCCAAACCAATTCACATGGACGTgactataggtacttagttttgaaatgaaatacGCGAGTGGCATGGCGTCCTTAAATCAGGCTATACTTATTCCTAGTCATGCtacacataaaaatattaaatggtaGACAATTTATTATTCACGTATTTTCATTGCATAATTTTGAGTGTGCTTGCACTTTATAGGATCGCGATGACAAATCTTAAGTGCGCCTCACGCGTTCAATGTATTTAGTTTGCGTGAGTGCGCTCGAACCCATAGTCGGGTCCGTCATTCGGTTCCAGTCGGTCTGACCGACCACAAATCCGATGGCGCGCATCTTCTCCTGTTCTCTTCGTTCTTCAATGTCCGCCCAGCGTACCTGTTTCAATTACAATACGATAAAAACCTCCTCGGAGAACAATTTTATAACACTCACCTTTTAATAATATAACGACAAACGACGGCATAGCCAAGCGCATTAAGTATTCTTAAAATCGATAATAAATGGGGTATTTTTAGATGTAATAAAACTTCTGAAATTCGTTTCGCAGTCCTTGTTTTGTGCAAAAAAATCAGTAAATGTTAGAATTTCGTACAACTTCAATAAAGATATGGTtgtaaaattgtatgaaaaatgaCCACGAAGTGGCAGTAACGTAAAACAGTGTTTAATTTCAACAACAGTAAAACGCGTAGCACTATAAATTGATGAAATAATTTCATGCGTTGGCTCAGATTGGGTACAAAAACCAAATCACCAATCAAATTGTTGGCTGGGTTCAAAATAAATCGAAGCGCGGAACATAAAATCGTTGGATTTATAAGTAAAATGTAAACACACACGT includes the following:
- the LOC126372967 gene encoding uncharacterized protein LOC126372967 isoform X1; the protein is MHQKVAGWALLALISSSAVLHTLAYPQHAPLISQATSNVRTQNPQYYSNSLSVVPSPVAQERKFAEKPNALKKVALDDLDDIQTNSISDGGFSWSNMLSMIMQMIFNPGTATGPNKSDNIDTDSVSPSPWANLLSMGLKILTAILGGGASSDGIDKVDNGSSPMQGILAAVLSTVLGAKDPDQVASMAKQAGEFINIVVNLLDALKTSFSHRSLTARSMGRKDSVSDAALAGIAMMKTYVRSFGTNDDKCLQKYICDANNECSSDIGPKSVFCQLGTYAASFVLERQSGGTFDEFYEAGRRGRSGIDCRQMYLQCNEV
- the LOC126372967 gene encoding uncharacterized protein LOC126372967 isoform X2, producing the protein MHQKVAGWALLALISSSAVLHTLAYPQHAPLISQATSNVRTQNPQYYSNSLSVVPSPVAQERKFAEKPNALKKVALDDLDDIQTNSISDGGFSWSNMLSMIMQMIFNPGTATGPNKSDNIDTDSVSPSPWANLLSMGLKILTAILGGGASSDGIDKVDNGSSPMQFINIVVNLLDALKTSFSHRSLTARSMGRKDSVSDAALAGIAMMKTYVRSFGTNDDKCLQKYICDANNECSSDIGPKSVFCQLGTYAASFVLERQSGGTFDEFYEAGRRGRSGIDCRQMYLQCNEV
- the LOC126372976 gene encoding uncharacterized protein LOC126372976, giving the protein MTLGDLLSQMGIGSKHLTERFSHSDFVGPSSPHDSHVIYAYEPSHSSHGHVASSKHHHGGGGHKSNAAMSALTLLAFLFFLHILQQCLRDHMMAMSTPPVMIMTASREGEEPISKTAANKVDKYGKSENQKKGIETGKSRTHEDDSNDKKEVLMKINTAEHTPKHGSPSYVRVFRNYGNKSLEYRGFVSAMDEDFK